A genomic stretch from Anabaena sphaerica FACHB-251 includes:
- a CDS encoding helix-turn-helix domain-containing protein: MTNKTGNKTLGTPKTYLELITAFPPRKITSEEELTITQNIIDSLLDQENLTPDERDYLHLLGLVVAEYEEHHYPVADIYGIELLKVLLEELNLQSKDLMPIFEQETVLSEVLSGKEQMTVNHIEKLAKFFHVSPAVFFKDV; the protein is encoded by the coding sequence ATGACAAACAAAACTGGAAACAAGACCCTTGGTACACCTAAAACATATCTAGAATTGATTACTGCTTTTCCTCCTCGCAAAATTACTTCAGAGGAAGAATTAACTATAACTCAAAATATCATTGATTCTTTATTAGATCAAGAAAATTTAACTCCTGACGAACGAGATTATCTGCATTTATTAGGATTAGTAGTAGCTGAATATGAAGAACATCATTATCCTGTGGCAGATATTTATGGAATCGAATTATTAAAAGTATTACTGGAAGAATTGAACTTACAATCTAAAGATTTAATGCCCATTTTTGAACAGGAAACCGTTTTATCTGAGGTTCTCAGCGGAAAAGAACAAATGACAGTAAATCACATAGAAAAACTAGCTAAATTCTTTCATGTTTCTCCTGCTGTCTTTTTTAAAGATGTTTAA
- a CDS encoding type II toxin-antitoxin system HigB family toxin — MHIISKKRLKEFWEQHPKAESNLETWYKIISKAKWENFVELRQVFPSADSVGNFTVFNISGNNYRLIALVDYQYQEVYIRHILTHAEYDKQNWKQDPWYT; from the coding sequence ATGCACATTATCAGCAAAAAAAGACTAAAAGAATTTTGGGAGCAACATCCAAAAGCTGAATCAAATCTAGAAACATGGTATAAAATTATTAGTAAAGCCAAATGGGAAAATTTCGTTGAATTACGTCAAGTATTCCCATCTGCTGATTCAGTTGGAAATTTTACCGTTTTTAATATTAGTGGTAACAATTACCGATTAATTGCTTTAGTGGACTATCAATATCAAGAAGTTTATATTCGCCATATCCTTACCCATGCAGAATATGACAAACAAAACTGGAAACAAGACCCTTGGTACACCTAA